In one window of Hevea brasiliensis isolate MT/VB/25A 57/8 chromosome 10, ASM3005281v1, whole genome shotgun sequence DNA:
- the LOC110652808 gene encoding LOW QUALITY PROTEIN: protein SIEVE ELEMENT OCCLUSION C (The sequence of the model RefSeq protein was modified relative to this genomic sequence to represent the inferred CDS: inserted 8 bases in 6 codons; deleted 1 base in 1 codon; substituted 3 bases at 3 genomic stop codons): protein MHMISLGVTDHLGMNFFGYSPFSLHSSPASWEENILIMKILLTHDPDGRHLDSELLLCAMVNVMCYTATSEVQFNFRVSNFHIDAIAENDISNIEVIGTEKSLRQIICKISHEMLFKNAGKGDLHTRTMVLFDLLGNYRWDAKVALIFAAFATSYGEFWLIMQLYPXAVSIAMLKQVPNDXSMLKPRFKALSNKLVKTMVHVTKCIIKFEDLPLSHVKLDDEAMAIAKSYIYIASYWVTRSTLACSSQIRDLIARKPKQVTSNLAVLALWQLXSLVYRLSGMYSCFSRQVDSCHHQIESKLYQKLLNLLQEVHADNQEVLGMLLCLKDELPLKNSSTQEKLGVSQLKDKVVVLLVSXELLPLEGLFLLVHQTYDHPPYNKVEESYELVLVPISFSDKWSYDEAERFNLLSNSLPWYSIRRPWSLNSAVVNYIKQLWNFKDDPLMVVLNSQGMVTNSNAIDMILIWGAKAFSFSSSREKQLWEEESWTLQLLVDEIDPLLTRWVXXGRNICIYGSDNPDWIREFNAKMKEIRSVGVQIEMVYVGSRHLSERVRHILATINEEMHSSLFSFXEMHFFWLRXESMRRSIFRPQQSISSDHIQEAVSALLDSTDEGWAVIGKGNTTDIVKLQGTKTMECLNKFSGWEENVIKLGFLGALRSALEEAAPLPGPCNNSNIVPYNXSVEEIVVCSKGKRPMEKYVVYE from the exons ATGCATATGATTAGCCTTGGAGTCACAGATCACTTAGGCATGAACTTCTTTGGATATAGCCCATTTTCTTTGCATTCCTCACCTGCGTCTTGGGAAGAAAATATTCTCATAATGAAAATCCTACTGACGCATGATCCTGATGGTCGTCACCTAGATTCTGAGCTACTACTTTGTGCAATGGTGAATGTTATGTGTTACACTGCTACATCAGAAGTACAA TTCAATTTTCGGGTTAGCAACTTCCATATTGATGCCATTGCAGAGAATGATATAAGCAACATTGAAGTAATTGGAACAGAAAAATCACTAAGACAGATCATCTGTAAAATTTCACATGAG ATGCTTTTCAAAAACGCTGGAAAGGGGGATCTGCACACGAGGACTATGGTCTTGTTCGATTTGCTGGGAAATTACAGATGGGATGCCAAAGTAGCATTAATATTTGCAGCATTTGCAACAAGCTATGGTGAATTTTGGCTGATAATGCAGCTATACCC GGCAGTATCAATTGCAATGCTTAAACAGGTACCCAATGA AAGCATGTTAAAGCCTAGGTTTAAGGCATTAAGCAA CAAGTTGGTCAAGACAATGGTGCATGTGACAAAGTGCATTATCAAGTTTGAAGACCTGCCACTTAGTCATGTAAAGCTTGACGATGAAGCAATGGCAATTGCAAAGTCTTATATCTACATAGCTTCTTACTGGGTCACAAGAAGCACATTGGCTTGCTCTTCCCAAATCAGAGACTTGATAGCCAGGAAGCCTAAGCAAGT aacttcaAATCTAGCAGTACTTGCATTATGGCAAC TAAGTCTGGTATATAGGTTGAGTGGCATGTACAGTTGCTTCAGTAGGCAAGTTGATTCGTGTCATCATCAAATAG AGTCAAAATTATATCAGAAGTTGTTAAACCTTTTGCAGGAGGTCCATGCTGACAACCAAGAGGTCCTTGGCATGTTATTGTGTCTGAAAGATGAATTACCACTTAAGAATTCTTCTACACAAGAAAAG CTAGGTGTGTCTCAACTGAAAGACAAGGTAGTTGTACTTTTGGTCT AAGAGCTCCTTCCACTAGAGGGATTATTTCTGCTGGTTCATCAAACATATGATCATCCTCCCTACAATAAAGTAGAGGAAAGTTATGAACTTGTATTGGTTCCAATTTCATTTTCTGATAAATGGTCCTACGATGAAGCAGAAAGATTCAACCTTTTATCGAACTCATTGCCATGGTACTCAATCCGGCGACCTTGGTCACTCAACTCTGCAGTGGTGAACTACATAAAACAATTATGGAACTTTAAAGATGACCCTCTTATGGTGGTGTTGAATTCACAAGGAATGGTTACAAATTCAAATGCAATTGATATGATACTGATCTGGGGTGCCAAAGCATTTTCATTCTCATCGTCAAGAGAAAAACAGCTCTGGGAAGAA GAGAGTTGGACTCTGCAACTTTTGGTTGATGAAATTGATCCCCTTTTAACTAGATGGGTATGAT AAGGCAGAAACATTTGCATTTATGGAAGTGACAACCCAGACTGGATCAGAGAATTCAATgctaaaatgaaagaaattagaagtGTTGGTGTACAGATTGAAATGGTTTATGTTGGCAGTAGGCATCTGAGTGAACGTGTGAGACACATTTTAGCTACAATCAATGAAGAAATGCACAGTAGTTTGTTCTCTT ACGAAATGCATTTCTTTTGGCTTCGGTAGGAGAGTATGAGAAGATCAATATTTCGGCCACAACAATCAATCAGCTCAGATCATATTCAGGAAGCAGTGTCTGCTCTGCTAGATAGTACTGATGAGGGATGGGCAGTAATAGGGAAAGGAAATACAACAGATATTGTAAAGCTTCAAGGAACAAAGACAATGGAATGCTTGAATAAGTTTTCAGGATGGGAAGAAAATGTCATAAAGTTAGGATTTTTGGGTGCTCTCAGAAGTGCCCTTGAAGAAGCAGCTCCTCTCCCAGGGCCTTGCAACAATTCTAATATTGTTCCTTATA TATCAGTTGAAGAAATTGTAGTGTGCAGCAAGGGTAAGCGTCCAATGGAGAAGTATGttgtatatgaatga